CACCAACCAACCGAAACCACACAACAACAACAACAACAACAACACCGAAGTTCAAGACTTAACACTGACCTTGCTATAATCCTCGTCGAAACCATGTTCACTGACAACCCAAAACCACAGTCATGATCGGAGGACAATCAACCAAACACCCAAAACCACTGCCTCCTTCCGAAACAGTAACAACTTCCTCCAAACTTCTTCCAAAGCGCGTTGGGGCTCCCACCAACCACAGCTAGGCTCGCCTGAGCTCGACGGACACACTGAAACTCAAGAACAAAAGCCCTTGTCGGAGACCGAACCTCAAACCCAGAAAACAGAGAAAGCGGGAAATCTGATTAGGGCTCTATATTTGGAAATCGAAGCTCAAGGAAGACCGAAAAACTAGAGGGAAGTGATGAGTATACCTTCACGAAGCACAAGCTCATCGGAAAAGAAATGATTCGGCCGGAATTTGGGTTTTGGGGATTTAGGGTTCTTGTTTCGATCAGACGGGATAGATGATGCCTGGCAAGTTGATGGGTAGCAGTAGAGAGAGGAGAGAGAGACAAGTCGATTGGGGGTGGTTGCTCAACCAGCGACGGCCGGACGAGTGTAGACGACGGAGAAGAGAGAGAGAGAAGAGAGAATAGGGTTTGGGCTTTTTCCCAAACCGGTTTCCCCGACCCCAACCATTTAAAACCCAACTTCAAATAAAATACACCCCAAAAAAATAACCCAAAAATATACCCTACTAAAAATTACCTTTTTACTAAAATTTACCCTTTTTACCGTCTTTAATTATTTCTCCTACGAAATACTCGTCCCTCCAAAACACCTCTAGGGACCTTTGAAACTATATACTCATTAACGAAGACGGTAAAACTCTTATTAACACCTAGCAAGTGATTAGGGTAAAAATTAAGAGTCGGGGATGTGACAATTCTCCCCCTCTTATTAAAATTTCGTCCTCGAGTATACTACATCCACCCTGTATACTTGCAGGAATCCATTCACTATACTACATCCACCCTGTATACTTGCAGGAATCCATCAAGTTTTTGGCGCCGTTACCGGGGATTACCCTGTCCTCCAGCCTGAGGTCGTGTGCAATCCCTGGCAAAGTGACCTGCTTGCCCACAAGTGAAGCATCCTTGCCTCCTGGGCTTCGTGCAGGCTGAAGAGAAGTAGCTTGACTCACCACAGGTGAAACACCTCAAGGGTGCTGCCTGCCTAATAGGTGGAGCCCTAATAGGTGCAGTTGCTACTCTAGCTGGAGCCAGTTGATGAGTCTGCTGCCTCTTCTCGTAACCACCTCTATGGTCCCCTGAACTGCTGCTCCCTGCTAGGGCCTTGCCTTTCCCCTGAACATCTCTCTGCCTCTCAGTCTCATGCATGACCTCATCCTGCTCAACTGCAAGAGCACTCTCAATCGCTTCTGCTAGAGTAGCAAAACGGTGTGAAGTCACAACATTCCGGAGCTTATGCCTCAAACCCCGAATGAACTTCCGTGTCAAGGCCACTGCATCGATTTCTCTGGCGAATCAATACAGCTGAGAAAAACGTGCCTCATAGTCCCTGACACTCATCAAGCCCTGCACTAGAGCTATGAACTCAAGCTCCAACTGCTCCCTCACAGTATCAGGAAAATACTTCTCTTGAAAGAACTGTACAAACCCCTCCCAAGACAAGGCGGTCACATCTCTAGCTCTCTCTACCTCGCTCCACCATACCCGTGCCTCATCCTTGAGAAAAAACGTAGCAATAGGCATCTTCTCAAACTCTGTACACGTGATCAAGGTGAAGTATGTCTCGATGCCCTCTATCCAGTGATCCACTACACGGTAATCCGTACCTCCAAGAAAGGTAGGCGCTCCTAACCTGATGATACCCTGAGTCAGCCTGGCCAAACGTAGACCATCATCTACCACAACTGGCACCGGTACCTCCAACTCCACCTCCTCCTCAAAGAACTCATCCACAGGTGGAGCCCTACCTCGGCCTCTAGTTCTTCCTCGCGGAGGATCCATCACCTAAAAAGCAAGTAAACCTTGGTTAACTCATGCATAAAACTTAAACCAAAGTATAAGTCTAATACAACATTTATTAACTAAGGCACTGACTCAAGATGGAACACAAGGATTCAAAAACCCACTAACAGAGTAATCTCTACTCTGACATCCTATTGACCTAGAGGCGATACCTAACCCTTCACATACCCAATGACATATCAGTACCGAAGAGCTAATGATGGTGATCTGATGCAGTCGGGCCATCACTCCGAAGTACTGATTATAACCAAATATGTAAACCTACGCTCTGATACCAAACTGTCACATCCCAATTTTTGAAGGATAATTTTTCAAAATTTGGGCATGATATATCTGAAAATATTATAATCCCAAAACCTGTTCAACAAACTTCAAAGAAAATTAAAACTCAATTGCAGAAATGTAAATGTCACACAACTCAACACTGAGTTAAATATTACATTTTCTTATTTACATAAACTTGAAAGTCAAGAAAATGAAAACAATCAAATGAGTTTAATACTGTCTACCAAATATAATAATATAAAGTGCACAACAACTAAAACCTTGCCACTATACTTCCGCCTCAATCCTGTTGATCATCACCTGCAGGTCTAACTCCTATACCATGAATTGGTGCATCGGGTTGTAAACAACAAACCCAGTAAACTAAAAAGCCTGTATGAGTAACAACTCTAAAAAATAATTCAATATTTCTAACATCCAAATAAAACACATGAGCAATTAAGAACAATAAATAATTCCACAAATCTAACACTTTTATAATTAACATGTACCCATGAGTCCCAGATACCAATAAGGTATCTCCCATGACCTACAACAAACACATGTACCCATGAGTCTTAGATACTAATAAGTACCCCCATGACCTACAACAACAATTTATGTACTTATGGGTCCCAGATACCTTTAAGGTACCTCCCATGACCTACACCGACAGACGGACTAGAGCTCTATTCCTAACCGTAACCAATCACCCGGCCAAAAGCTTAGAACCCAGTTTGACTATCCAATATCAAATCACAGAATAATAATAACATCATAACCGTAACTAATCACCCAATTAAAGGCTTGGAACTCGGTTTGACTATTTAAACAATGATTCACAATATAAAAATATCATCATCAACAACACAAAGAGCACATCATAAAATTATATCATTCCACATAGATATATTTATATGAACAAACATAGATATTTCCACAAGAATAATCTATCAAATAACCAAAAATATTGTGATCACAAGAAACGTAAAAATAATCATATAATAGGAAAACTTGTTTTATCTTACCTATGAGCCGTTGGCGATCAAGCTCATATATTTTAAAACAATAATAGCATATTATTAAATTCAACATCATCACCAAATGACCATAATAAATTCGGTCTAATTGTGAATCTTGGTGAGATTTACTCACCTAAATATTCCCGCTGCGTCTTCCACACAACACAAGAGCCAAGCCAACACATTTCACAAGTCACCTATAATTACACAATTAATAACTTTAGTAACCAAAGTACTATAAGATATCAAACACCCTTAAACCAACCCTTAGCCCAAAGGAGGACAACCTTCCATGGTCATCGAATTTAACGACCCAAAACTGCTGCTTCTAATTCCCAAAATAGAAACTCAAAACCTTGCACAAGTCTAAGATTAACCTAGAACCTAATAGGCAATCCTTGCGCACAACCTAGAATTTTCACCTCTCAATAAGCTCACAACAACAAGAGCTAGCTAATCACATAAAACTAAAGCCACAAACATTGCCGGATGCGTTGCCACGTGCCGCCACAGGCGGCGGGGAGTGGGTCTGACGCGCCACCCCGAAACGCTGCAAAAAGAACATCTAACAAACCTAACTCGAAGATCAAAGCAAGAGGAACAAACTTTGTACCTATGACTAGACTCGAATCGACCTTGAATTGATCCAAACACCCGTCACAAAACCGAGCTCCAAAACTGAAAATCAATGTTGAAAACTCAAAACTGAGTTGATTGTTTTGCACAGCAACACACAGATGGATAAGCCAAGCAAACTCACCTAAAGATTCCCCTCGTCACCGCCGTAAATGGCGGTTTCAACCCAAGCAGCACCGCGTATTCCAACAGAGAGAGACGTCCTCTGCTGGCGTCATCTGTGGTCAACTGCTGTGCAACGCTGTCCTAGGATTGAAGGCGGTGGTCCTGCGAACCCGACGAGACCAGCAGAGTCCTGAACAGTGGCCGGACGGCTGCATTTGGCGTCAGAGAACATGGACGGCTCGGGGAGGAAGAGAGAGAAACTGAAGGGGCTTTGTGCAATTTTAGGGTTTCTAAAAAAAACCCATACACATTTTTCTATTTATACACTTTCTAAAACCGGATACTAACTTCCTCTGACCGTAAGTTTCTCATACTACATCTAATTTACGTGTGCCGCGTGTCTACGAACTCGTATCGCCAAACTCTACAACTTTCATGAAAGAAGTTTTTGAAAATAACTTACAGATAAGAAAGTCAACTTTTGGCCACTTAGAAATAACGCACCTTAAAATAATTGACTCTCGAAAACTTTAACTTCGTATAAACAAATAAGAATTTCCATAAATAATCCTCAATTAATTTCGAAAAATAATACAAGGAAATTGATATGAAAATCTGGGCTATTACACTCAGTCACTCATCACTTCACTTGCAAAACAATTAATCAATGGAAAAAGGAAATCAATTGATGTGTCTTGATGAGCGTTGGTCTCCGTTGCACTATATAGTCGAGACGATCTTGGGGATGTTGTTGAAGTTAATGCTTTCCTGAGAAATCTGGGAAGCTTATCTGTTGGAAATAATCAGCTGTAGGGACTCACACTAGAGCTGCAGTGAGACAACTTCCAACCACTTGCTTTACTGTTTCTCCTCCACTTAATCTAGATATTTTGTTGTATGTAAAGTACAGGCCCAGACCTGAGATTTTCAGGTCTGAGTCAAACTTTCAAAATTAGGCCCTTAAAGTATAATATTTATTCAATTTTATTTTCTCATTCTAAGAAACACACAAAAAAATTCACGAACTAAAGTTATAAACTCAAAATCTAACAACAAAAAACACTAGAAATCCTATTAAAAATCTTATTTATGCAACAAATCTCTTACTTAGGCTGCTCATTTTTCTAAAATAGTAATTAATGATAGTAATAATGGGTAATATTTTGTATTCATTTTTCGATTTTGTATTCATTTTTCTTTTTTGTAATCTAACACCACCCTAATTGGATTATGTTAATTATTTTTTATTGTTTTTAACAAAACTAATGTAATCACACAACGAGGAAAGAAAATTTTGGGCCACTTAAGGTTATGGGCCCTGAGTCCATCGACTCTTAAGACTCTATTCAAGTACGAGCTTGGTAGAGTACAATTATAATCTAGTTAATTAGGTGTTTCTAAGATATTTTGTAGGTTACTCTGCATCATATATAAGGGTTAAGCTGTTGTGTAATGTCTAAGAATTCCATAAGTAAGAAATAGAGGCTGCTAAGGTTTGCTTCAAAGTTCAACTGAGTTTTTTTTGCCTCATTTGCTACAGCAAATTGATCTTGATCATATTTTGTTCAAAATACAAAGTAGAGGCTCTAATTCTAACATGGTATCAGAGCCCTGTTGATCAATATCAACTGGGGTGTACCATCTGTTGGATCAAAACAAAAAAAACAAACACTTTTCTTTAGTTTTCTGCTACTACAATGACTACACCAGAAAATGGTTCAAAAGTTAGAGTTCCTATCTTCTCAGAAGAGAACTTTGATTTCTGGATTATTAAGATGGAAACCATGTTCATATCACGTGATCTATTGAGCTATGTGAATGAAGGCTATATAGTTCCAACAACTGAAGGGATGACAAATGCTCAAAGAACTGAGCTAAAGGAAAATATCAAGAAAGATGCAAAAACTCTTCGTATTTTGCAAACCGTAGTCACAGATGCTATCTTTCCAAGAATTGCAAATGAGAGAACAGCCAAAGGAGCTTGGAATGTTCTGAAGGTGGAGTTCAAAGGCTCAAATAAGGTGAGAGATGTTAAAGTTCAATCTTTAGGGAGAGATTTTGAGTATACTAGAATGAATGAAACTAGGCTGCTAAGTGATTATTGCACTAGATTGACTGTTTTAGTTAACCAGATGAAAACCTATGTTGAACCTATACCTGAAAAGAGAGTAGTACAGAAGATCCTTATGAGTTTGTGACACGACCACCCCAAATTTCACCCTGAAACCCAGAGTAAGTCGTGCGGGGACCACCTCCAAGGAAAATTTACCGAACAATCGGCATAACCTCCCTTGAAAATGGACAACCCTTCCTAATAAAACCTACAAACACTTCTGAAAATTTAAATCCAACCTTAAACTCCTGGAGCCTCCGTGCTCCCCAAATCACAACACCACTCAAATTATTTACTAATCTAAACAAATCTCATATCCAACCATTTATAGGTTTAGAGGAACTCTACTCTAACAGGAAGAAAGGAAACACAATAAATTAACAAGCAGAAGCTATATGATGACAATGCCTCATCCCTATGTACGCCCGACCTCAACTATGCAATCCTGCATTTTTAAAACGAAGAGCCCAGGGGAAAACATTTGAAACACGTTAGAGTGAGTGGACAAAAATAAATTAACGAATAAAATATTTATATTTCCCCAAATCAATTTCCAAGGAAAATCGAATGCATGCTGCAAGCGATAAAACTTTTATCTCATAAATGTCGAGCCTCTCAGGCTCTATAATATATGTATGTATTTACACACGTCCATACTCCCTATATAAATTCATGGGTCTATAAAGGGCTGCTATGCTCGTGTCCAACGCTCACGTCACGCCTTAATGCGGTGCTACACTACGCCATTAAGGTGGACAGACGAGTGTATAAATATGTGCCCATACCCCGTATATGAATTAAACACTCATATAGGGCTACTATGCTCACGTCCAATGCTCACGTCACACCATAATGCGGCTATATGCTACGCCATTAAGGTGAACAGACACATAGGGCTAGCTAGCATTTTTATACATACTCTCCTCATAAATACATATTTATATTCACTGAAAATCCCATTTTCGATAACACTCCAAGAGAAATAAAATCGTCAAAATAAAATGACGTCAAAATGCTCCACAACAATAATTGTTCATCTATGAACTATAGCATGCATTTTATTTAAAACAAAAGTCCACTCACAACTCTAGGCATAAGCCCGACGAAATCCAAATCGCCACTTCAGAGAGGTTTCCTCGAACCCTGGCACAAATATAAAATTAATTTCCCAACTAAAACTTCAATATTTAAACAAAATAGGCAAAATTAACTGAGAGCCATAACTACGCTCATCATTGCCTAACTTCGATATTCTTAAATCGAAACGATCCGAACTTAAATATCATACTCGACAGCCGTAATTACAACCTCCCCAAAAATACGACTTAAATCCTACGGCCGGATTCTACATTAATTAACCGCCAAAAATACCACACTTCGGAAATTCATAAACCTATCCAAAACTCATCCAAAAATTCCATAACTCACTTCAACAAACTCCCCTTAATATTCTAAATTTAAAACCCTAAAAATCTTCCAAACAGTGGCGGTGTCGGCGCCGGCCGATTCCGGCGACCTCCAATGACTATGAAATTTTGACAGAATAATCCTCTCATCATGCTCTACAACTTTCCTAACTAGCACAAACACCAATTCTAAGCCTAACTAGGGTAATCGACTAAAAACATCAAAAACGCTCTAGAATTTCAACTTCACATTTCTCCTTACCTAGCTCAAGAGAGGGTGAGCTGTTTAGAGGGGTTGCTGCACGGGAGGAGGGCTACAAAACGAGCCAAGGATCGCCGGTTTTGGTGGCCGGAGGAGGGAGTTCCGGCGTCGGGAGGCTTAACACAGTCGGACCTCTCGGGCCCAATATCTTCCTCACGGCGGCTCTAGGGGAGCTGTCACCAGTCCAGGGATGTAGCTGGGTCGAAGGCCGACCGAACGGAATCGGTGCGGCGGCGGTTGGTGGCCTGACGGCGGCGGACAGCCAAGAAGAAAACCGGCGGGGAGAGAGGGCTCGGGTGCGGGAAAATCGGGAGGGAGAGAGAGAAAAAGGGCTGGGCTTTGACCACCCCTTGGCCCGGTCCAACCTTCTTATACCACCCAAATCCAAAATAAAACACCCCGAAAAAATAATACCCGAATAAAAATTACCTTTTACTATCTAAAATTTACCATAATTACCGTTTTCATATTTTCTCCCACGAATAATTCCCCGAAATTAATCGTCCCTCAAAACACCTTTAGGGACCGATTAAACTATTACCTCAATGACGGAGACGGTAAAATTCTTATTATACCCAAGTTAGTAAATAAGGTAAAAATTTAAGGGTCGGGATGTGACAGTTTGAATAGGAAGTATGATGCTATAGCAAGTATTATGGAGGAGACTAAGGATATAGAAACTCTTGGTGTGCATGATTTAATGGGGACACTAAAGGATTTTGATTAGAGGTTGATGAGTCATGATGAACCAACAGAAAAAGTCTTTCAAACACTAAGCCTAAACACAAGAAGTAGTGAGCCATCTAGTTCAAATTCCAAACATAAAAAGAACTGGAAAGGTAAAGGCAATTAAGAAGTGGGAGGGTAGATTAGACCAGTCAGGAAAAAGAAAAAAAAAGAGGAGGCAGTAGTTCAAATTATTCGAAGTGTTCTATCTGTGATAGGATTCATATAGGTGAATGTTGGTTTAAGGGGAAACCAAAATGTTCAATTTGTAACAAGTTCGGTCATGTCAAGAAGGATTGTGACTGCAAGAGAAATCAACTGGCTAGCTGCAGTGAAGAACAAACTGATACTAGTATGTTATGTGTCACTTATGCTGCAACCACGGCGGTGAATGAGAATTTGTGGCTTGTTGATAGTGCTTGCAGAAATCATATGACTGCAAATGCCAACCTTCTCTATGACATTGACTACAACATCATTACAAAGGTGAAGATGGCAAATGGAATGTTGGTGGATACAAAAGGCAAAGGAAGTGTTGTTGTTGAAACCAAAAATGGAAAAATGTTCATCAGAGATGTAATGCTTATTCCAAATCTTGATTCGAATTTGCTAAGTGTTGGACAACTCGTTGAGCATAAATATCACTTGCATTTTGGTGATGACACTTGTAAAATCTTTGAGAGAGGGAGTAGCAAGAAGCTGATGGTGGAAGTTGAAATGAAGAGGAACATAAGTTTTCCTCAGACTCTCAAGTATGCAACTGAGAATGCAAGAAAAATGGAGCTGCAGGAAGATCCTTGGCTCTGGCATCAAAGGCTTGGACATTTGAATTTTCAAAGTCTGAAGCTACTGGATCAGAATGAAATGGTGCAGGGATTGCCAAAAATTAAAGAAGTTACTGAAGTGTGTGAAAGATGTGCACTTGGAAAGCAGCACATTATCTCATTTCTAAAAGGGAAGGCATGGAGAGCAAAAACACCACTAGAGTTGGTCCATTCTGATGGCTGTGGTCCTATGAAAACAATTACTGAGGGAGGTAACAGATATTTCCTTACATTCATTGATGATTGTTCAAGAATGACTTGGGTTTATTTCTTGAGGCAAAAATATGATGTGTTCATTGTGTTCAAGAAGTTTCAAGCTATAGTAGAGAGACAATCTGATCTCAAAATCAAGAACCTTAGATCAGATAGAGGTGGTGAAAACACATCAAATGAGTTTGGAGATTTTTGTGCAGATATTGGTTTGGGAAGGCAGCTTACAGTAAGTTACACACCGCAGCAAAATGGGGTAGCTGAAAGGAGAAATAGAACAATCGTCGAAATGGCAAAGTCTATGCTAGATGCCAAGAAAGTGCCTCTAGAATACTGGGGAGAAGCAATTAATACTACGGTGTATTTGATGAACACACATCCAACTACTACAGTGCAAGGAATGACATCATTTGAAACATGGAGTGGAAGGAAGCCAAGTGTTAATCACTTGAGGGTGTTTGGTTCAATCTGCTATGCACATATCCCAAAAGTGTTTAGGAAGAAGCTTGATGAATCAAGTGAGAAGTCTGTGTTCATGGGATACAGCGTGCACACAAAGGGCTATAGGCTCTATAATCTGAAAAAGAAGAAAATTGTTATCTGCAAAGATGTTCTCTTCAGTGAGAATTCATCTTGGGATTGGAATCAAGGTTCAGTTCTGCAACAATGTGTGCCAGATAATGTTGTTTGAGATGAATATGTTCCAGAAGAGTTGGAACTTAATCCACCGCAACAAAGTCCG
The window above is part of the Fragaria vesca subsp. vesca linkage group LG2, FraVesHawaii_1.0, whole genome shotgun sequence genome. Proteins encoded here:
- the LOC101295685 gene encoding uncharacterized protein LOC101295685; amino-acid sequence: MDPPRGRTRGRGRAPPVDEFFEEEVELEVPVPVVVDDGLRLARLTQGIIRLGAPTFLGGTDYRVVDHWIEGIETYFTLITCTEFEKMPIATFFLKDEARVWWSEVERARDVTALSWEGFVQFFQEKYFPDTVREQLELEFIALVQGLMSVRDYEALALTRKFIRGLRHKLRNVVTSHRFATLAEAIESALAVEQDEVMHETERQRDVQGKGKALAGSSSSGDHRGGYEKRQQTHQLAPARVATAPIRAPPIRQAAPLRCFTCGESSYFSSACTKPRRQGCFTCGQAGHFARDCTRPQAGGQGNPR